atcaaaaataggaaaaaggatCGAGGCTCAACTTGGATAAAACGTTGACTTTTATTCGTTttcgtaaatattaaataaaattatttggaaaCAATTCTTTGCTTCGTGGTAccgtaatatttcttttaatatttcttcgtaGTCGTTACTCACATCTCCTTCttctgaaattgaaatattacatcGAATTACTTTCTACTTGTTCATTTTTAATCGGCCAGTTTGCAACGGTCTGTAGAATTCCTACATGGACTTTCTTATctatttcgaattttatttaccgatatttttttattataacattaatattagaaacaaatacaatacaataattaGTCTTAAGCACATAAAATTAGTTAAACGCGATATTACGATTAACTATTAAACGATATACATCCGAATTTTTAATCTCATAGCCtactattaaatataaattgcaaaatGCAATTGAAATTAAATCAAATCATATTGTATGatactatatttataatatgttaaTCTTGATTTACTCTACGTAAACAAAGAAGAGTTATCTCTAGAGCAGAGattgatttaaaataaatattgttaacTTACAACTACttcgataaaataattagaaagatTTATGAAAAGATATATCGTAACTCGGACAGAAATTGAAAGGAGCAAACACATGCAGCTCGGAATAAAAAGAAACTAATTGAACGATATAAAGCAAAATACACGTGCATATAGGGGGCATATGGCATTGGTAAAGACAAAAGTATTCTTATATTACAGGATCTGAATGACAGattcaaagaagaagaagatgccAGGAACAATCTCTTCCAAAATAAGAAGAAACTCGAACAAGAAGTGGCAGGTCTAAAGAAAGACATTGAGGACCTCGAGCTTAACCTACAGAAATCAGAGCAAGATAAGGCGACGAAGGACCACCAGATCCGTAATTTGAACGACGAGATCGCTCATCAAGACGAACTGATCAATAAATTGaacaaagagaagaagaatCAAGGTGAAGTTAATCAAAAAACTGCCGAAGAGCTTCAAGCTGCCGAGGATAAAGTCAATCACTTGAACAAAGTTAAAGTCAAACTCGAACACACTCTTGACGAACTCGAAGATTCCCTCGAACGTGAAAAGAAATCACGGTTGGTACAATGTACTAAACTGTACTAAACTATACTAcactatgtatatgtatatgcatataataatcataatatttGCAACTCACGCAGCCTCGTATGCtatctaaatacatatatacttataaatgtttaacgttacagaGCCGACGTAGAGAAAGCTAAACGAAAGGTGGAAGGTGACTTAAAACTTACACAGGAAGCTGTTGCTGACCTCGAAAGAAATAAGAAGGAACTCGAACAAACCATCCAACGTAAGGACAAGGAATTATCATCTTTGACCGCTAAACTTGAAGACGAACAGTCGTTAGTAGGCAAATTACAGAAACAAATTAAGGAATTACAAGCCCGTATCGAAGAACTGGAAGAAGAGGTTAGCCTGAAAAGAAACATATATGTTACCAATGTCGCTGATAAAATTACTTTACTTGCTTAAAAATTGTCGATGCTTAAAAATTTGTCTGTGTCTTCCGTACAGATCGAAGCTGAGCGTGGTTCTCGCGTGAAAGCTGAGAAACAGCGCAGTGACTTGGCACGAGAACTCGAGGAACTTGGTGAACGTCTCGAGGAAGCTGGAGGTGCCACCTCTGCTCAAATTGAACTCAACAAGAAGAGAGAAGCCGAACTTAGCAAGCTGCGCAGAGACCTCGAGGAAGCTAACATTCAACACGAAGCCACTCTTGCAAGTTTACGCAAAAAGCACAACGATGCCGTTGCCGAAATGGGAGAACAAATTGATACGCTTAACAAACTCAAGGCCAGGTAAGATAGGAATATCAATTTAATCGATAGAATCGTTTGGAAAAGAAATCTTAGCAATTCTGAAAATTTTCACCGTTAAAACTTGCACTTTTATCGAAAAAGTCGAACTTTCGATTAGAgataaagaaatttgaaaaggtAAAATGATTTGAATCAAGAATCGGGGATATAATGAAATGTTTTCGATAGAGCTGAAAAGGGTCGTCATGATATCCATGCCGAGCTGAACAATTCCCGTGCCGCGACGGATCAGGTTTCAAGGGAAAAGGTACACATTTAAGAAACAAAGAGAATGTTTATATGATTTGTCCACATTTGTTTTCAGAATTACATTTCTCACCGTTACCACTGTCACGTTGTTGGATATATTTAATCCATGTTCAAACTTACCACACGATATCGAAATTATCGTCTAGTCGTTCCCGAATGAGTttgaaaaaaaatgtttcactATTTGTTTATTTCTCCCGTGATTGTGTTCTCCTTTGACCTTATATTTGATTTTTAGAATGTTGTCGCTAATGGAGTATCTCTCGAACCGTATATGTTTTGTAATGTTACGATTACACCGTTCGTCGTATTGACTCCAATTTTTCCTGATCGTGTCCTAAATACTAATTACCAATTTCGCGTGTctgttttcatgaaaattagAGTTGAAAAGGACAAGGTTCAATACTTCAGCGAATTAAACGACATGCGCGCGTCGGTAGATCAACTAAGCAACGAGAAGGTAAGAATCGTTCGTCGAGAAATCTCTAGGATTCAGCAACAAACTAACGCAACTAACAGCTTTGTTAGGCAGCTCGAAACAGTTCGAGAAACGGAAACGGCGAACGTGCGACGTTTGCGATTACCATGGTGAACGTGTTTATATGTGTACCTTACGTCGTCGTGGTCGAAAGTCCAGCTTGCAAAGCTTGTTCCTCGTGTGTACCTCCCTCTTCCAAGCTTTTTTTCTTCACTTTTGgacaattgtttaatttatcgcTACATATTACACGACATTGTTCTCACGTATATGTATACAAGTACCGcgtattagaaaattattcacaCGCAAAACATGTCGTCGACTCGATGAAAAGTATATCGATAATTTTGTGACACGTAATCAGAAAACGAAGTAATTGATAAACTGTTAGACCGTATTTCTTTTTActgaaaataaaactaaaaatttttcgttagaTTCTCGATCGTGCgaataattctgtgactcttgCGATGTTCGCATCGATCGACTAGTCGAATTAGCGTAAATTGTTCCAAAAGTGAATTgacttgaaaataataaaacaatttgtCTGATACATCAATCGAAATCGGTGACAGGCTGCCCAAGAAAAGATCGTGAAACAATTGCAACACCAATTAAACGAAACCCAAGGAAAACTGGAGGAAGTGAACCGTACTCTGAATGACTTCGATGCTGCGAAGAAGAAACTGTCGATCGAAAACAGTGATCTGCTACGACAATTAGAGGAAGCCGAATCGCAAGTTAGTCAACTTTCGAAGATCAAGATTTCACTGACAACGCAGCTCGAAGACACGAAACGATTGGCTGATGAAGAATCGAGAGAACGCGCTACACTCCTTGGCAAATTCCGTAACTTGGAACACGATTTGGATAACATTCGTGAACAAGTGGAAGAGGAAGCCGAAGGTAAAGCGGATCTTCAGAGGCAACTCAGTAAGGCAAACGCCGAGGCACAATTATGGCGCACGAAATATGAATCCGAGGGCGTTGCGAGAGCGGAAGAACTCGAGGAAGCTAAGAGGAAACTGCAGGCACGGTTGGCCGAAGCGGAGGAAACCATCGAATCCCTCAACCAAAAGGTTATCGCCCTCGAGAAGACGAAACAGAGATTGTCGACGGAAGTGGAGGACTTACAGATCGAAGTGGATCGCGCAACCGCGATCGCCAACGCCGCCGAAAAGAAACAGAAGGCATTCGATAAGATTATTGGCGAATGGAAACTCAAAGTGGACGATCTCGCCGCCGAACTCGATGCCAGTCAGAAGGAATGCCGCAATTACAGCACGGAATTGTTCAGGCTCAGAGGTACTTGTCTACTTTTTTCCATTTGTCGAGTATTAGTCGTGAATAGGTATCGCGAAATAACGAGGGCGAAATGTTGCTGTCGCAGTCcatcaagtatatttaaaataaataaatatacgtacagTGAATCGTTGATACAATATAAAACTcggaataaatactcgttatTGTTCGTCGCGTTGATACTCGATATGAACTGTTCGATACTGTGTCGCACGCGATCgcgtctgtttatttataccgGTCGGGggggagtcggaaaattcaaattcgtcttcgttcgacGGTGGCCTGTAGCAGCGGCggcattgttttgcccggagtttatttgttcttacattgCTTATACTccgtcttgatactccgaggcaaaacaacaacatgattcgaaATGCCCTCTGAGTCATGTGTCGCTATACATCTTCAAATTGCTTCAGGATTCTTGCttacatattttttctataaCATTAATATATCCGTATAGGTGCGTACGAAGAAGGTCAGGAACAGTTGGAAGCAGTGCGTCGCGAGAACAAGAATCTCGCCGACGAAGTAAAAGACCTCTTGGATCAAATTGGCGAAGGTGGACGCAATATTCACGAGATCGAAAAAGCCAGGAAGCGCCTGGAGGCTGAAAAGGATGAACTGCAAGCCGCTCTGGAAGAAGCTGAGGCCGCTTTAGAACAAGAAGAGAACAAAGTATTGCGCAGTCAACTTGAACTGAGTCAAGTCAGACAAGAAATCGACCGACGTATCCAGGAGAAGGAAGAGGAATTCGAAAATACCAGAAAGAATCACCAACGTGCTCTCGATTCTATGCAAGCATCGCTCGAAGCTGAAGCTAAGGTTCGTACATAGTCGGAAAAATCTCTTTGAAACGGTTAGATCATTACTAGATCATTTATAAAAACGGTAGGAGTAAAATCTCGTAATGTGTTGCGAAGATTACCCGAGGCAAACATGATATATATTTGACGAAACTTTTCAGGGCAAGGCCGAGGCTTTGCGCATGAAGAAAAAACTGGAAGCAGATATAAACGAATTGGAGATCGCCCTGGATCACGCGAACAAAGCGAATGCCGAAGCTCAAAAGAACATCAAGAGATACCAACAGCAGCTGAAGGATGTCCAGACCGCGCTCGAGGAAGAACAGCGAGCTCGCGACGAAGCGAGAGAACTTCTTGGAATTTCGGAACGCCGGGCGAACGCTCTTCAGAACGAACTCGAAGAAAGCCGTACTCTTCTCGAACAAGCGGACCGCGGACGTCGCCAGGCTGAACAAGAATTGGCCGACTGCCACGAGCAACTCAACGAACTAGGTGCTCAGAACGCTTCCATCTCTGCTGCCAAGAGAAAACTCGAGGCTGAGCTGCAAACCCTTCACGTGAGCATTCTTATCCTTCTATTCGATTCTAATTTTTCACAtttacgtttattttatataagcTCCAACGAAAAAGACGACAAATCCGAATGAGACtcgtatttattttgttttcagTCTGACTTGGACGAATTGTTGAACGAAGCAAAGAACTCTGAGGAGAAAGCAAAGAAAGCCATGGTTGATGCCGCTAGATTAGCCGACGAACTTCGAGCCGAACAAGATCATGCTCAGACGCAAGAGAAACTTCGCAAAGCACTCGAAACTCAGATCAAGGAACTCCAGGTGCGCCTCGACGAAGCTGAAGCGAATGCCCTGAAAGGTGGTAAGAAGGCAATTCAAAAACTCGAACAACGTGTTCGTGAATTGGAGAACGAACTCGATGGAGAACAGAGGAGACACGCTGACGCTCAGAAGAACCTTCGCAAGTCCGAACGTCGCATCAAGGAACTCAGCTTCCAGGTACGAGtttgtacgatatatatatatcgtatataatataatgtagaataataataatcgcgTTATCAAGATTTTCAACGATAGCTTATTCTAAATCTATAAATGTTTAGGCTGATGAGGACCGCAAGAACCATGAGCGCATGCAAGACCTTGTCGATAAGCTTCAACAGAAAATCAAGACCTACAAGAGGCAGATCGAGGAAGCTGAAGAAATCGCTGCTTTGAATCTAGCGAAATTCCGCAAAGCGCAACAAGAGCTCGAGGAAGCAGAGGAAAGGGCGGACCTGGCTGAACAGGCAATTACCAAGTTCCGTACTAAAGGACGCGGAGGAAGTGCTGCGCGCGGACTGAGCCCAGCGGTAAGCAAATATTCAATTACTACCGTTTCTTTTATTCTCTTCGTTCAATTTCCTACATTTTCTTTTCGTAtcgtatttaaaaatgatacttttcttcctttttttctttttacattttttgatTCGACGATTAATTTCTTTTGTAATAATATAAGGTTTAATATAACTTGATTATAtgatatttaaagatatattcgattaaaaattttccGAGAAATTCCATGATACGTGTGATATGAAAAtagattaaaatgaaaaatggagATTTACGTTATCAGCGACGTAGatgaagaaaagagaaattttcGTAGAATAGCAGTAGGATCTCTCTTCCGTAGCTCGTGTAGCAATCTCTTGTTAAAATGTATCGAGCTAATGTATCGGAATATACACATATTCCGCAGGATATGTGAAAATCTCGATTTTCTAAAAATCAATACGGCATAGTAAATGACACAGGATTTCCAAGTTGGCGATCGAGAACGAAATTTCCTataaaacgagaagaaaaagttgcgtagaaagaaaagagaataacTATTGCGTACAAAGAAAAGTAGAGATTACGGCAATTATCTCTAATTGTAAATCTGTATGTCCCTGTATAGCCCCAACAGAAGGCCCGTAAGGCGCCCTCCGCAATGGAGTAAAGAGTACCGCGCCGGTCCATGTAAGTTTGTGCACGTGTCATAAGCACGTGTGTGTGTCGATACATGGAAAAGCACAATAATCGCAAGAAAGCAATTATACATAGACAGAACTGTTCCGAATCCCCAATCCGCCGATCGTCAATGTCTTATTTTCTTGAACCTGTGTGAAAAGCTGATAACACTTGACGGGGGCATACTTTACGAGTATGAAGCTTGCTCCTAGTCATTGATTAACGTTGTGTATTACCTATCCCAAACAAATTCATGATAGTTCACGAACGGATCACTGTACCGATCCCtctgttataatatagaatatagacgAATCGTTGCTTGGTTAGTGATTGGTTAGTTACATGTGAATAGATttgtttacatatatttttcgttAGACATTAGACATTAGACGGATGAAAGACGCGACGCGATGTAAAGACATAACtccatcgatcgtttttcgTTGTTAATTCCGATTTTCGACATAATTATTGTTAGATACTTAGATTAGTTCTTGCAATTAGTCGATGTATCATCCACTTTGTGATTCTTTTCACGAAACTAAGCAGACAAAATCATTCCAACTGTCTAAGAGAGGTATTACGACCCTCGATTCATATCCCATTGTTGTCTTTCAATTGCCAATACCAATGATGTGCGATAAACACGCAGAATGAATGAGAAGGACACAAAGAACGTGTCTAAATATTTATCTCcaaaaaatgttttctttttttttgaatgCATACAGCGATACTAGATCCTGGTGAAAGATGGGATTAGGGATGGAATTAAAGACTTATGGTATACATTTATAAACTGGCATTTCGATATCGTTGCGTTAGAAACgatataatatcaaattaataagaaacaaattattctcTACCTTTGAATAAAAGACAGAAATCGTGAGTCTGCAATTCGGAAAATTTCGTATCGTTTAAAACGTATTCGGTTTTGTTACTGTTATACCAAAGATACggcaagtaaaaataaaaacttcgaaCTTGATCCCATCGCTAAAAGCCGAAAAACACTTTCCCGGAAACAAATTGTGTTGTTCGAAAGCATCACGATCAGAAACGTATCGCGTGAGAATTTTGTTGTTATTCGCGAGAACAGAAATAAACATGCTTTCGAACAAATTCGCTGATCTATGATTAACAGCGATCACATAAGTAccgaatgaaaataataatacttcttttggaatttttcagCCACACCGACCTGCGTTCAAACCCCAATTGGATGGTTCCGCATTCCCGCCACGCTTCGACCTGCAGCCCGATGGTGAACTGTAAAAATCTATACGACAACGACATACTTGTTACAAACACGATCGTAACAGCTTAACGTATGAATTGATCGCAACCGGCGAACTTTCATCGTGTCATCTCACTCAAATAACTCATCCCATCGTCTTCATACCTACGCACATACATCTCCATACTAAAAGTAAAGAAAGTATCCTCAGATCTTTACTACTTTCGTGTTGACACGAGAATGTCCGTGCTTGGTCTCATCTTGCCAGCTTcgagataaaaatagaaaagggAAGATTACAAAAGAttggaaatttttctttcgacaTTCTAGTTCTAATTCTAGTATATTTGATTGTTAATTGGCAAAAGAAATCGGCAATACAATAGACGTGGAGGAGAGATTAACCTTCACCACTCGCGCTGACGGTCGAGGAAAGAGAGAGTGAAAGAGTGAAAGTGGAAGAGTAAGAGAGAAGACGAGAGAAAGGAAAGGTGCGAGCGAGCGGTTGAAATGAAAAACGAGAGCCAGCTCGAAATTTTAAACGTTGTATTATGAACACGTGGCAGAAAAGAAAAGTATGTGCAATACTGGCATACGCGCGTATCAAGCGGACGAATCGATAAATAGATACGATATACACATTACAGAAACGGAACGATAAAAGAAGAACAAGATTACAtggtataaaaaaataaacaataaataaaaatataacgctAGTCACGGATTTGAACGTCAGCGCGCATTATTATATACGTCATCGAAATGATAATCCTATCCTATAAagttaattgtaatttataaagaGAGCCGAagtatgtatttattaaaataaataagcaataaataaaattaagaacCAATTGCAATATTTGTCATTTCATATACTCTACCCTTCTAATCgtttataatttttagaatttttacaatCTTTTAATCATCACCTTATAATTCGTTTCTTGCCATATCGTCTGCGTTGCAGCAAATACTAAcaactttctttcattttataccGTTGATTTTCATTCGCCTTCAGATACATATATACCTAtctgtaatttttctttcatttcctttatATTACTCGAATTATTACGAATCCTTTTGGCACATTAAGACACACGTTGCTAGAATGTAACATAACTTATTCACTTTCACCTTTAGTAGGAGGAAAGAAGTAAAAGTGTATAAAATACAATGTGTTACAAAAATTGCATGCACCTGTTATACCTATATGAAATCATAAAAACAACGtgcttaataattataataatattttctggGGTACCTACGTGAACATCAATAATTCCTTGACGACGAGAAAATGTAAGGCTCTGTCATTTCTGACGCGAGATCATGTTCTGTCATTCTCTATCCCAAGATTTTTGTTAGTCAGATGTTTTGAGCTTTTAATTCCTTTTAGGAAAACATTAATGACAATTGTATCGCTATGTAGGTATAAATGATATCGTGACAAAGtgcattttcaatttctttggtTAGCCGGATGTGCAAAATTCGATAGGTGTTTGTAGACCTTTGCGACTGACCGTATATATAAGATTTAAAATGTAGAAAACTTCGTCATGTTATATTTGAAAGGATGAAAAGGTAGGAGTTACGAAACAGTTTCAACGTTAAAATTAAGCTGtagtaagatatatgtatatagaaattatttaaaattacgaaAGCAACATAGCGCAAGACGACTCGAATCAAACTCAACTTCTTTATGCATTGCTTGTGTTCTatcaaaaatgtattttcaaaaTCACGTATTTGTTATACGAATTCACTGATCGCTAATAATATACGTGATTAGTGCTTATTTCTTAAGTTAAGTAGACGCTGACCCTCACAAGACaccaattatttttaatcgtcGCTTTAATCATAGCCTATCCGTTAttctatctaatattttttttccgTTCTTTACGTAGGATTTGTTTAAATTGTCCCTTTACAAGCTCCCATTGGGTAAACTTCTTAGTACTAACGCCAAATTCCTTGCAAGTTTCTTGAAAAGCTTTTTCACAAAGTGACAAGTAACAGTGATCCACTGTTGGCAAAAGATGATGAAGACCGTGTAATCCGAAGTTAGTCAACACCAGAAGGTCAGAGTCATCGATCACTGTTCGCTCTCTTACAGCATCCAATTCTAGCAAACCCCAGTCGAAATCGTTTctagaaaatattattcgtcTCTATTATTAACTGTTTCAAttgagaatattttttttatacgttcACATTTCTTTCGATTAGAAACTATAATTTTGAATGAACCTATCAACGAtaaatatgcatacatatacatacatataaatagaattattgtgttgataaattttcaagatTTATAAGTTGCATTGAATTGATGTATACCTCCTATCTTTCTTTAAAAATCTCTAAGAATTTAATCTTGACGAGCAATTTCAAATACAACTTGCGCAACTTATATGTAgtacgattaaaatataaaatatagaatcatATAAGAATGTATGATATAAGAAGATCGATGGAAATAATAGAATGTATATAGCACGTATTACCGATACGTATACAAACGAACCTGTATATGTCGCCATCATGAAAGATATCGGGATGGTGATGAGCTGCATTGAAACCGgtcatagaaaataaaaaactgcctgttaatataattaataaccaAAGTTTCACACCCACAAAAATACTTGGCGCCAGAAAGGACATCGATATGGGCAAAAAGAAAGGTACGGCATCTCgaaattcgaattttctataTTCGAAGAACACAGAGTAATATCTGAAACGAAtacgtatttattaatattgacTTTT
This genomic window from Bombus terrestris chromosome 9, iyBomTerr1.2, whole genome shotgun sequence contains:
- the LOC100647343 gene encoding myosin heavy chain, muscle isoform X26, translated to MPKPKPQEGEDPDPTPYLFVSLEQKRIDQTKPYDAKKACWVPDEKEGYVLGEIKATKGDIVSVALPGGETKQFRKDQLAQVNPPKYEKSEDMADLTFLNEASVLHNLKQRYYSNLIYTYSGLFCVAINPYKRFPVYTHRCAKLYRGKRRNEVPPHIFAISDGAYVNMLTNSENQSMLITGESGAGKTENTKKVIAYFATVGASTKKSDDTSQKKGSLEDQVVQTNPVLEAFGNAKTVRNDNSSRFGKFIRIHFGPTGKLAGADIETYLLEKARVISQQALERSYHIFYQMMSGSVPGLKDMCCLSNDIHEYYFVSQGKTTIPNVDDGEECTLTDQAFDVLGFTQEEKNDIYKITAAVMHMGGMKFKQRGREEQAEADGTEEGERVAKLLGCDCADLYKNLLKPRIKVGNEFVTQGRNKDQVAYSVGAMSKAMFDRLFKWLVKKCNETLDTQQKRQHFIGVLDIAGFEIFDYNSFEQLCINFTNEKLQQFFNHHMFILEQEEYKREGIEWTFIDFGMDLQQTIDLIEKPMGILSILEEESMFPKATDKTFEEKLNNNHLGKSPNFLKPKPPKPGQQAAHFAIGHYAGNVPYNITGWLEKNKDPLNDTVVDQFKKSSNKLLVEIFADHPGQSGDAGGGGGAKGGRGKKGGGFSTVSSSYREQLNNLMTTLRATQPHFVRCIIPNEMKQPGVIDSHLVMHQLTCNGVLEGIRICRKGFPNRMVYPDFKLRYKILAPQAVSKLGSDPKKAAEAILEASGLDPDQYRLGHTKVFFRAGVLGQMEELRDERLSKIVSWMQAYIRGYLSRKEYKKLQDQRLALVVVQRNLRKYLQIRTWPWWKLWQKVKPLLNVTRIEDELAALEEKARKAQEAFEKEEKLRKELEEQNTKLVSERNALQRQLDGEKGSLSEYMEKSLKLAAQKADIESQLQDLNDRFKEEEDARNNLFQNKKKLEQEVAGLKKDIEDLELNLQKSEQDKATKDHQIRNLNDEIAHQDELINKLNKEKKNQGEVNQKTAEELQAAEDKVNHLNKVKVKLEHTLDELEDSLEREKKSRADVEKAKRKVEGDLKLTQEAVADLERNKKELEQTIQRKDKELSSLTAKLEDEQSLVGKLQKQIKELQARIEELEEEIEAERGSRVKAEKQRSDLARELEELGERLEEAGGATSAQIELNKKREAELSKLRRDLEEANIQHEATLASLRKKHNDAVAEMGEQIDTLNKLKARVEKDKVQYFSELNDMRASVDQLSNEKAAQEKIVKQLQHQLNETQGKLEEVNRTLNDFDAAKKKLSIENSDLLRQLEEAESQVSQLSKIKISLTTQLEDTKRLADEESRERATLLGKFRNLEHDLDNIREQVEEEAEGKADLQRQLSKANAEAQLWRTKYESEGVARAEELEEAKRKLQARLAEAEETIESLNQKVIALEKTKQRLSTEVEDLQIEVDRATAIANAAEKKQKAFDKIIGEWKLKVDDLAAELDASQKECRNYSTELFRLRGAYEEGQEQLEAVRRENKNLADEVKDLLDQIGEGGRNIHEIEKARKRLEAEKDELQAALEEAEAALEQEENKVLRSQLELSQVRQEIDRRIQEKEEEFENTRKNHQRALDSMQASLEAEAKGKAEALRMKKKLEADINELEIALDHANKANAEAQKNIKRYQQQLKDVQTALEEEQRARDEARELLGISERRANALQNELEESRTLLEQADRGRRQAEQELADCHEQLNELGAQNASISAAKRKLEAELQTLHSDLDELLNEAKNSEEKAKKAMVDAARLADELRAEQDHAQTQEKLRKALETQIKELQVRLDEAEANALKGGKKAIQKLEQRVRELENELDGEQRRHADAQKNLRKSERRIKELSFQADEDRKNHERMQDLVDKLQQKIKTYKRQIEEAEEIAALNLAKFRKAQQELEEAEERADLAEQAITKFRTKGRGGSAARGLSPAPHRPAFKPQLDGSAFPPRFDLQPDGEL
- the LOC100647343 gene encoding myosin heavy chain, muscle isoform X21; protein product: MPKPKPQEGEDPDPTPYLFVSLEQKRIDQTKPYDAKKACWVPDEKEGYVLGEIKATKGDIVSVALPGGESKDFKKDQLQQVNPPKYEKAEDMSNLTYLNDASVLHNLKQRYYAKLIYTYSGLFCVAINPYKRFPVYTHRCAKLYRGKRRNEVPPHIFAISDGAYVNMLTNSENQSMLITGESGAGKTENTKKVIAYFATVGASTKKSDDTSQKKGSLEDQVVQTNPVLEAFGNAKTVRNDNSSRFGKFIRIHFGPTGKLAGADIETYLLEKARVISQQALERSYHIFYQMMSGSVPGLKDMCCLSNDIHEYYFVSQGKTTIPNVDDGEECTLTDQAFDVLGFTQEEKNDIYKITAAVMHMGGMKFKQRGREEQAEADGTEEGERVAKLLGCDCADLYKNLLKPRIKVGNEFVTQGRNKDQVAYSVGAMSKAMFDRLFKWLVKKCNETLDTQQKRQHFIGVLDIAGFEIFDYNGFEQLCINFTNEKLQQFFNHHMFVLEQEEYKKEGIVWQFIDFGMDLAACIELIEKPMGILSILEEESMFPKATDKTFEEKLNNNHLGKSPNFLKPKPPKPGQQAAHFAIGHYAGNVPYNITGWLEKNKDPLNDTVVDQFKKSSNKLLVEIFADHPGQSGDAGGGGGAKGGRGKKGGGFSTVSSSYREQLNNLMTTLRATQPHFVRCIIPNEMKQPGVIDSHLVMHQLTCNGVLEGIRICRKGFPNRMVYPDFKLRYMILAPAAMASESDPKKAAQKCFDEIGLDPENYRIGHTKVFFRAGVLGQMEELRDERLSKIVSWMQAYIRGYLSRKEYKKLQDQRLALVVVQRNLRKYLQIRTWPWWKLWQKVKPLLNVTRIEDELAALEEKARKAQEAFEKEEKLRKELEEQNTKLVSERNALQRQLDGEKGSLSEYMEKSLKLAAQKADIESQLQDLNDRFKEEEDARNNLFQNKKKLEQEVAGLKKDIEDLELNLQKSEQDKATKDHQIRNLNDEIAHQDELINKLNKEKKNQGEVNQKTAEELQAAEDKVNHLNKVKVKLEHTLDELEDSLEREKKSRADVEKAKRKVEGDLKLTQEAVADLERNKKELEQTIQRKDKELSSLTAKLEDEQSLVGKLQKQIKELQARIEELEEEIEAERGSRVKAEKQRSDLARELEELGERLEEAGGATSAQIELNKKREAELSKLRRDLEEANIQHEATLASLRKKHNDAVAEMGEQIDTLNKLKARVEKDKVQYFSELNDMRASVDQLSNEKAAQEKIVKQLQHQLNETQGKLEEVNRTLNDFDAAKKKLSIENSDLLRQLEEAESQVSQLSKIKISLTTQLEDTKRLADEESRERATLLGKFRNLEHDLDNIREQVEEEAEGKADLQRQLSKANAEAQLWRTKYESEGVARAEELEEAKRKLQARLAEAEETIESLNQKVIALEKTKQRLSTEVEDLQIEVDRATAIANAAEKKQKAFDKIIGEWKLKVDDLAAELDASQKECRNYSTELFRLRGAYEEGQEQLEAVRRENKNLADEVKDLLDQIGEGGRNIHEIEKARKRLEAEKDELQAALEEAEAALEQEENKVLRSQLELSQVRQEIDRRIQEKEEEFENTRKNHQRALDSMQASLEAEAKGKAEALRMKKKLEADINELEIALDHANKANAEAQKNIKRYQQQLKDVQTALEEEQRARDEARELLGISERRANALQNELEESRTLLEQADRGRRQAEQELADCHEQLNELGAQNASISAAKRKLEAELQTLHSDLDELLNEAKNSEEKAKKAMVDAARLADELRAEQDHAQTQEKLRKALETQIKELQVRLDEAEANALKGGKKAIQKLEQRVRELENELDGEQRRHADAQKNLRKSERRIKELSFQADEDRKNHERMQDLVDKLQQKIKTYKRQIEEAEEIAALNLAKFRKAQQELEEAEERADLAEQAITKFRTKGRGGSAARGLSPAPHRPAFKPQLDGSAFPPRFDLQPDGEL